In Archangium violaceum, the following are encoded in one genomic region:
- a CDS encoding pyridoxal phosphate-dependent aminotransferase — MSLPSRASFADIRLYSPSKLKCSVDLSDNTNLFGMPPAAERALREATASLASRYPTGYAPDLRQAVAAYTGMEPAQVTTGCGSDDVIDSALRAFLEPGDALAFQEPTFVMVPYLSKVNALRALPVPLRPDYDIDVDGLLATRAKLIYVCTPNNPTGTVIPRASMERLVDNASGVVLIDEAYAEFARESFLDLARTRPNVLVTRTLSKAFGLAGMRVGYAVGHATLVTEVEKARGPYKVTGLSERLAAVALTQDVEWMKARAAESLAIRARLEAELGKLGLEPLPSEGNFVLVPLAGAPAVAERMRQRDVNVRAFQGLTGIGDALRIGCGPWTMMEAALGALREALP, encoded by the coding sequence ATGAGCCTGCCCTCGCGCGCCTCCTTCGCGGACATCCGCCTGTACTCGCCCTCCAAGCTGAAGTGCAGCGTGGACCTGAGCGACAACACCAACCTGTTCGGCATGCCTCCGGCCGCCGAGCGTGCCCTGCGCGAGGCGACGGCCTCCCTGGCCAGCCGCTACCCCACGGGCTATGCGCCGGACCTCCGGCAGGCCGTGGCCGCGTACACGGGGATGGAGCCCGCGCAGGTCACGACCGGGTGCGGCTCGGATGACGTCATCGACAGCGCCCTCCGGGCCTTCCTGGAGCCGGGGGATGCCCTGGCCTTCCAGGAGCCCACCTTCGTGATGGTGCCCTACCTCTCGAAGGTGAACGCCCTGCGGGCTCTCCCGGTGCCGCTCCGGCCGGACTACGACATCGACGTGGACGGGCTGCTGGCCACCCGGGCGAAGCTCATCTACGTCTGCACCCCCAACAACCCCACGGGGACGGTCATCCCCCGGGCCTCGATGGAGCGCCTGGTGGACAACGCGTCCGGCGTCGTGCTGATCGACGAGGCCTATGCCGAGTTTGCCCGGGAGAGCTTCCTGGATCTGGCGCGCACGCGGCCCAACGTGCTGGTGACTCGCACCCTGTCCAAGGCCTTCGGTCTGGCGGGCATGCGGGTGGGCTACGCGGTGGGCCACGCCACGCTGGTGACCGAGGTGGAGAAGGCCCGGGGCCCGTACAAGGTCACGGGCCTGTCCGAGCGGCTGGCGGCCGTGGCGCTGACGCAGGACGTGGAGTGGATGAAGGCGCGGGCGGCGGAGTCCCTGGCCATCCGTGCACGGCTGGAGGCCGAGCTCGGGAAGCTGGGACTCGAGCCACTGCCGTCCGAGGGCAACTTCGTGCTGGTGCCGCTGGCCGGAGCGCCCGCGGTGGCGGAGCGGATGCGGCAGCGGGACGTGAATGTGCGGGCGTTCCAGGGACTGACGGGAATCGGGGACGCGCTCCGGATCGGATGCGGCCCGTGGACCATGATGGAGGCGGCGCTCGGAGCGCTGCGGGAGGCTCTGCCGTGA
- the hisG gene encoding ATP phosphoribosyltransferase yields the protein MLKIALPNKGRLSEEVRELFNDAGLEVRVRGERALTASLGGEFEAIFVRAQDIPEFVADGAADAGVTGWDLVCESGRELELLMDLEFGKCRLVVAAREESGIQKLEDIQDGVRVASSFTRLTQEFFTKRGHRVTVVPVSGATEIAPHLGIADIIVDLTSTGSTLKMNGLREVGTVVQSSARLIARKGHAPEAAAKLDELRQALGSVLAARGRRYLMANVPRGVLPNVREVLPGLNGPTVVDVQGGDFVAVHAVVPAKSIYRTIAALKNLGCEGILVTRIERLMP from the coding sequence ATGCTGAAAATCGCCCTGCCCAACAAAGGCCGTCTCTCCGAAGAGGTCCGTGAGCTGTTCAACGATGCCGGCCTGGAGGTCCGCGTTCGAGGAGAACGTGCCCTCACCGCGTCGCTCGGCGGCGAGTTCGAGGCCATCTTCGTGCGCGCCCAGGACATTCCCGAGTTCGTCGCGGATGGCGCGGCGGACGCGGGCGTCACCGGGTGGGACCTGGTCTGTGAGTCCGGCCGCGAGCTGGAGCTTCTGATGGACCTGGAGTTCGGCAAGTGCCGGTTGGTGGTGGCCGCCCGCGAGGAGAGCGGCATCCAGAAGCTCGAGGACATCCAGGACGGGGTGCGCGTGGCCTCGTCCTTCACGCGGCTGACGCAGGAGTTCTTCACGAAGCGAGGCCATCGGGTGACGGTGGTGCCGGTCTCGGGCGCCACGGAGATCGCCCCGCACCTGGGCATCGCGGACATCATCGTGGACCTGACGTCCACGGGCTCCACGCTCAAGATGAACGGTCTGCGTGAGGTGGGAACGGTGGTCCAGTCGAGCGCGCGGCTGATCGCTCGCAAGGGCCACGCGCCCGAGGCGGCCGCGAAGCTGGATGAGTTGCGGCAGGCGCTGGGCTCGGTGCTGGCGGCCCGGGGCAGGCGCTACCTGATGGCCAACGTGCCGCGCGGTGTGCTGCCCAATGTGCGCGAGGTGCTGCCGGGCCTCAATGGCCCCACCGTGGTGGATGTGCAGGGCGGTGACTTCGTGGCCGTGCACGCCGTGGTGCCCGCCAAGAGCATCTACCGCACCATAGCCGCCCTGAAGAACCTGGGCTGCGAGGGCATCCTCGTCACCCGAATCGAGAGGCTGATGCCGTGA
- the hisH gene encoding imidazole glycerol phosphate synthase subunit HisH, whose protein sequence is MRVTLFDYGAGNLHSLAKALATTPDVEVRVQEDPVRALDTDVLVLPGVGAFGAAAARMEPGREQMRRAVLDGLPCLGICLGMQLMFDTSDEGGGQGLGLFRGRVTKLRARHVPHIGWNSVEEDTALRSAKLDTVYYAHSYVCRAEEPGVVVGWTTHEEDRFPASVRRGKVLGLQFHPEKSSGAGVRFLQAFLEEVRK, encoded by the coding sequence GTGAGAGTGACGCTGTTCGACTATGGAGCGGGCAACCTGCACTCGTTGGCCAAGGCATTGGCCACGACGCCGGACGTGGAGGTGCGCGTGCAGGAGGATCCGGTGCGGGCGCTGGACACGGACGTGCTGGTGCTGCCGGGAGTGGGCGCATTCGGCGCGGCGGCGGCTCGGATGGAGCCGGGGCGCGAACAGATGCGGCGCGCGGTGTTGGATGGCCTGCCGTGCCTCGGCATCTGTCTGGGCATGCAGCTGATGTTCGACACGAGCGACGAGGGTGGGGGCCAGGGTCTGGGCCTCTTCCGCGGCCGGGTGACGAAGCTGCGCGCCCGGCACGTGCCTCACATCGGGTGGAACTCGGTGGAGGAGGACACCGCGCTGCGGAGCGCGAAGCTGGACACCGTCTACTACGCGCACAGCTACGTCTGCCGCGCCGAGGAGCCCGGGGTGGTGGTGGGCTGGACGACGCACGAGGAGGACCGTTTCCCGGCGTCGGTGCGGCGCGGGAAGGTGCTCGGTTTGCAGTTCCACCCGGAGAAGAGCTCAGGGGCGGGTGTGCGTTTCCTGCAGGCCTTCCTCGAGGAGGTGCGCAAGTGA
- the hisD gene encoding histidinol dehydrogenase, whose product MSAPTLKYRGRLKELSPEARRRLLDRTGGSDTRVAQRTADIIARVRRDGDKALRDMAREFDRAELKSLEVPRSVCEAALASLEPKLRDALARAARNITQAHAAQKPQATEVETEPGIIVGRRPDPLGRVGVYAPGGRAVYPSSVLMGVVPAKVAGVGEVIVCSPPGPDGRPSAGVLAAAALAGADRVFALGGAGAVAAMAYGTESVPRVDRIVGPGNAYVAAAKLQVVDAVAIDAPAGPSEILVVADSSADPEAVAREMLAQAEHDPDACCVTVAVGDVFADAVAAAVGRASARAKRQEIVTRALSDRGAVLSVDSLEEAWPFVADFAPEHLLIATTSPLADLPKARNAGTVFVGQYASVAYGDYMTGANHVLPTAGLARAYSGLSVLDFYRWTTYQRVTRDAAARLADDVGLLADSEGLFAHADAARGWRKS is encoded by the coding sequence GTGAGCGCTCCCACCCTCAAGTACCGGGGGCGTCTGAAGGAGCTGTCCCCCGAGGCTCGCCGTCGTCTGCTGGACCGCACGGGCGGGTCGGACACCCGCGTTGCCCAGCGCACCGCGGACATCATCGCCCGCGTGCGCCGGGACGGAGACAAGGCCCTGCGCGACATGGCGCGCGAGTTCGACCGCGCGGAGCTGAAGTCGCTCGAGGTTCCGCGCTCGGTGTGCGAGGCGGCGCTGGCCTCGCTGGAGCCGAAGCTGCGGGACGCACTGGCCCGCGCGGCGCGCAACATCACCCAGGCACACGCGGCGCAGAAGCCCCAGGCCACCGAGGTGGAGACGGAGCCGGGCATCATCGTCGGACGCCGGCCGGATCCGCTCGGGCGCGTGGGCGTGTACGCGCCGGGTGGCCGCGCCGTGTACCCGAGCAGCGTGCTCATGGGCGTGGTGCCGGCGAAGGTGGCCGGGGTGGGCGAGGTCATCGTCTGCTCGCCGCCCGGCCCGGATGGCAGGCCCTCGGCGGGCGTACTGGCGGCGGCGGCGCTGGCCGGCGCGGACCGCGTCTTCGCCCTCGGTGGAGCGGGGGCGGTGGCGGCCATGGCCTACGGCACCGAGAGCGTGCCTCGGGTGGACCGCATCGTCGGCCCCGGCAACGCCTACGTGGCCGCGGCCAAGCTGCAGGTAGTGGACGCGGTGGCCATCGACGCGCCGGCGGGTCCGAGCGAGATCCTCGTGGTCGCGGACAGCTCGGCGGACCCCGAGGCGGTGGCGCGGGAGATGCTGGCCCAGGCCGAGCACGATCCGGACGCCTGCTGCGTGACGGTGGCGGTGGGCGATGTGTTCGCGGACGCGGTGGCCGCGGCGGTGGGACGGGCGTCGGCGCGGGCGAAGCGTCAGGAGATCGTTACGCGGGCCCTGAGCGACCGGGGCGCCGTGCTGAGCGTGGACTCGCTGGAGGAGGCCTGGCCCTTCGTGGCGGACTTCGCTCCCGAGCACCTGCTCATCGCCACCACGTCGCCGCTGGCGGACCTTCCCAAGGCGCGCAACGCGGGCACGGTGTTCGTGGGCCAGTACGCCTCGGTGGCCTACGGCGACTACATGACGGGAGCCAACCACGTGCTGCCCACCGCCGGCCTGGCCCGTGCGTACTCGGGGCTGAGCGTGCTCGACTTCTACCGGTGGACCACGTACCAGCGCGTGACGCGCGACGCGGCGGCTCGGCTCGCCGACGACGTGGGCCTGCTGGCCGACAGTGAGGGACTCTTCGCCCACGCGGATGCCGCTCGCGGCTGGAGGAAGTCATGA